In one Gopherus evgoodei ecotype Sinaloan lineage chromosome 1, rGopEvg1_v1.p, whole genome shotgun sequence genomic region, the following are encoded:
- the ZBED1 gene encoding zinc finger BED domain-containing protein 1, which translates to MENKSLEGSPSDLKLVAHPRAKSKVWKYFGFDTNAEGCILQWKKIYCRICMAQIAYSGNTSNLSYHLEKNHPDEFCEFVKSNTEQMREAFATAFSKLKPESSQQVVQDTLIMKTSHNYENKKHQELTAAVISLICEGMYPSSIVDEPTFKALLRTADPRYELPSRKYFCTKAIPEKYNAIREIVLKELTEILWCGISTDMWRSENQNRSYVTLAVHFLNSSPSNCLAVNSRCLKTFEVPEENTAETITRVLYEIFIEWGINTKVFGATTDYGKDIVKACSLLDIPVQMPCLGQTFNAGIQQAFQLPKLCSLLARCRKLVEYFQQSTVAMYMLSEKQKQQNILHCMLVSDRVSWWGSTLAMLQRLKEQQFVIAAVLVEDSNNHHLMLEASEWNTIEGLVDLLQPFKQVAEMMSASKYPTISMVKPLLHMLLNTTLNIKENDLKEISMAKEVIAKELSTTYQHTPEIDMFLNVATFLDPRYKKLPFLSAFERQQVENRVVEEAKSLLEKVKENTFRPEEKFFTVSEEPPVKKIIISSTPPPTSAINNMLAEIFCQTGGVEDQEEWHAQIVEELSNFKSQKVLGLNEDPLKWWSDRLALFPVLPKVLQKYWCILATRIFPERLFGSSANVVSAKRNRLAPAHVDEQIFLYENTRNVSEAEPEDEDEGEWGLEQEQIFNLNDTVNVSSNFFNIRDSGFI; encoded by the coding sequence ATGGAGAATAAAAGCTTAGAAGGCTCGCCATCAGATCTAAAGTTAGTGGCTCATCCAAGAGCAAAGAGTAAAGTATGGAAGTACTTTGGGTTTGATACCAATGCAGAAGGATGCATATTACAGTGGAAGAAAATCTATTGCCGCATCTGCATGGCCCAAATTGCCTATTCAGGAAACACGTCCAACCTTTCATACCACCTTGAGAAAAATCATCCTGATGAGTTCTGTGAATTTGTGAAAAGTAACACTGAGCAAATGAGGGAAGCGTTTGCTActgcattttcaaaactgaagcCAGAATCATCACAGCAGGTTGTTCAAGACACTTTAATTATGAAGACCAGCCACAATTATGAAAACAAAAAGCATCAAGAATTGACTGCTGCTGTGATTAGCCTAATTTGTGAGGGCATGTATCCTTCCTCCATTGTTGATGAACCCACATTCAAGGCACTTTTGAGAACAGCAGATCCTAGATATGAACTTCCTAGCAGGAAATATTTCTGCACAAAAGCAATTCCTGAAAAATACAATGCTATTAGAGAAATTGTGTTAAAAGAACTTACTGAAATTCTATGGTGTGGCATATCCACTGATATGTGGAGAAGTGAAAACCAGAATAGATCGTATGTAACACTTGCAGTTCATTTTCTGAACAGTAGCCCTTCTAACTGTCTGGCTGTTAACTCCCGgtgtttaaaaacatttgaaGTGCCAGAGGAAAATACTGCAGAAACTATTACACGAGTCCTCTATGAAATCTTTATTGAATGGGGGATCAATACAAAAGTCTTTGGTGCTACAACAGATTATGGTAAAGACATTGTGAAAGCTTGCTCTCTCCTAGATATTCCAGTACAAATGCCTTGTTTGGGGCAGACTTTTAATGCAGGAATACAACAAGCTTTTCAGCTTCCAAAACTGTGCAGCCTCCTTGCCAGGTGCCGAAAACTGGTGGAATATTTTCAGCAATCCACAGTCGCAATGTACATGTTAAGTGAGAAGCAGAAGCAACAAAATATTCTCCACTGTATGCTTGTAAGTGATCGTGTTTCCTGGTGGGGAAGCACACTTGCCATGTTGCAACGTCTTAAGGAACAGCAGTTTGTAATTGCAGCAGTTCTTGTGGAGGACAGCAATAACCACCATCTGATGCTGGAAGCCAGTGAATGGAATACAATTGAAGGCCTGGTGGACCTACTTCAACCCTTTAAACAGGTTGCTGAGATGATGTCTGCTTCAAAATATCCAACAATAAGTATGGTGAAACCCCTCCTCCACATGCTTCTAAATACCACATTGAACATCAAAGAGAATGATTTGAAAGAAATTAGCATGGCCAAGGAAGTGATAGCCAAAGAGTTATCAACAACATACCAGCATACACCTGAGATAGACATGTTTCTCAATGTTGCAACTTTTCTGGACCCTAGGTACAAAAAACTACCTTTCCTTTCAGCATTTGAACGGCAACAGGTAGAAAACAGAGTGGTGGAGGAAGCAAAAAGCCTTttggaaaaagtaaaagaaaacactTTCAGGCCTGAAGAAAAGTTCTTTACAGTGTCAGAAGAGCCACCTGTGAAAAAAATAATCATCTCCTCTACTCCTCCCCCTACCAGCGCAATCAATAACATGCTTGCGGAAATCTTTTGCCAAACAGGAGGGGTGGAAGACCAAGAGGAATGGCATGCTCAGATTGTTGAGGAATTGAGCAACTTTAAGTCACAAAAGGTTCTTGGTCTAAATGAAGACCCACTTAAGTGGTGGTCTGACAGACTAGCATTATTTCCTGTTTTACCAAAGGTACTTCAGAAATATTGGTGTATTCTAGCCACAAGAATCTTCCCTGAACGCCTTTTTGGTTCCTCTGCTAATGTTGTAAGTGCTAAGAGAAATCGGTTAGCCCCAGCTCATGTTGATGAGCAGATCTTTTTGTACGAAAACACTCGCAATGTGTCTGAAGCAGAACCTGAAGATGAGGATGAAGGCGAGTGGGGCTTGGAACAGGAacagatttttaatttaaatgacacAGTAAATGTAAGCAGCAATTTCTTTAATATCCGAGACAGTGGGTTCATTTAA